DNA from Spirochaeta lutea:
GACTTTTTATTCGGTACAGGAGTATTCCGACGATTGCGCCAAGGGCAATACCAAATATTGAAGAGACCAAAAGTAGTAGAAACTGGGAGGGAGGCGATGCCTGTGATAGTGGGAAATACTGGAAAAACTGCCAGGTTGAGCTCAGTTCCTTGGTTTTTCCCTTGGCAATCAATGAACTCAAGGCATCGTTCAAGGTAGAAAGCAGCTCCTGGTTTCCTTTCTCCACGCCGAACCGATACGCTACGGAAAAAAGACTGCGCCCGGATTCGGCCACATGTTGGTACCCCCGATCTCGCAGAACGTATCGCCCAAGACTAAAGGGTGCGATGGTATAATCCGCCTTTCCCTGCTCAATTAGTTGAAAGGCCTCAGAATATGTAGGCACCAGTTCAACCGACTCTGATAATCCCGATGGTACAACATACTTTTCGATGGCTATATCACCCTTGAGAATGACTCCGTGGAACCCCTCCAGGCTGCCCAGGGTTACCGAGAGATTCTTCCTATAAAACACCGTATAAGACTCCACCAGGTATGGAATGCTGAAATCCATGTTCTCTGCCCGACCTGCAGATTTGACAATACCAGAAACGGCATCAACTCCCCCGGTTTCCAATGATTCAAGGGTCCTATGCCAGGTATCCAGTTTTTTAGTTATGGCAACGCCCATTTCTAACGATAGAGCCTTAACGAGATCAATATCAAACCCCCGGGCTTCCCCATCATCCAAAAAACTCAGGGGAATATAGTCCTGGTCCATACCAAAGACCAGATTCTGAGGGGTACCAGGTTCCTCGGTCTGAGTATGTCCGGATTGATCATGGTGGGGCACCTGTGCGGGTAGGGAGGGAGAGCGTACTATGCCGAAGGCAGCAAAAACTACTAAGACTAAGAAAAACCTGAGATGCATCGTCATTACTCCAAAGTGTAGTTTATTGTGCAGCCCCGGTGCAATCCTTCCTCCTCGTATCTTGGGATAAAAGCGGCGTCCGATCACCGACCCGCTGCAGCATGCCTAGGGCAGTTGGACGTGCCCGGGGGACCCGTGAGTTCAGAGGGTGGGGGGCGCCTGTTCTGCGATCCTGTACCAGGCAACGGGGAAATGAAACAATAACCCGTCTCCATCAGGCTTCAGAAATCGCCCCTGGCTCACTTGTATTGATAGTGCGCAAAAGGTTGTAACTTTTGACCCCGGCGACACCACACCATGGGTGAACTTATAGGTTGCACCGCTATATCTGGTGCCGTTTACAACCTTTTGCGCACTATACATTGTATTAGGCACTGAGTATCGAACCCTCTGTGTACACGCAAAGGTAACAACCCCGGAAACAGCGACTCCACCCACGCACCCTGCCAGGGGTATGGTCGTCAGCAGCAAAATTACAGCCTCCTGGGGCTAACCTCCTGGGGATAAAATAGAACAGCACATACCCGCATACCGAGGCAGCGGTGTTAGCCGCTGCCTCTTGGTGAGAAGCTAGGAAGGTAAGGGTATGATCCGGAAAGACAGCAGAATTACCCAGGCAAACCGAACACTAGTTTAGAGTCGGTTGGGACGTCCGTCTTTCCAGCATTGGCTACTGTCGGACCACTCTGAAATTATCGAAGCTCGCTGCAATACTATTGGTCCGTAAAGAAATATGTGTCCCACGAAGAAGTTCAGGATTAGGAAGGGAAAAGCTAACCGGTGAAGGAAGTCCGGGCAGGGTTGCTGAAACAATACCGGTCCGAGGATCAACACTCAAGCGGATTGTGGCCTCCTGAGCAAAAAGAGAGGCGACATCCGAGGCTCGGAGCGTCACTCCCATATCCGAGAGAACCCGCAAATAATCCATGCTCAATCTGTCATCCACAGCATACCGACTGGTAACCGGATCTCTGCGGATTCGGGCATCCCGTTCCAGGAACATCCGTGAATTACTGGCGCTCTCAT
Protein-coding regions in this window:
- a CDS encoding transporter substrate-binding domain-containing protein, which produces MTMHLRFFLVLVVFAAFGIVRSPSLPAQVPHHDQSGHTQTEEPGTPQNLVFGMDQDYIPLSFLDDGEARGFDIDLVKALSLEMGVAITKKLDTWHRTLESLETGGVDAVSGIVKSAGRAENMDFSIPYLVESYTVFYRKNLSVTLGSLEGFHGVILKGDIAIEKYVVPSGLSESVELVPTYSEAFQLIEQGKADYTIAPFSLGRYVLRDRGYQHVAESGRSLFSVAYRFGVEKGNQELLSTLNDALSSLIAKGKTKELSSTWQFFQYFPLSQASPPSQFLLLLVSSIFGIALGAIVGILLYRIKSQNHIHRLERGIAEGDKMLQIIPIPLMWKKEGDNRIGVNAELYTAIRELSPAKQSSWDGIAGYLKANGYREVEQIYPGDSQSSRLILRAYKDQKEIETLSSTVEQLSGAVSQKDQTIQELSVRDDLTGLFNRTFMYRQIDHEVVMTQRYDYAFSLILLDIRGFSSINLQSGFDRADELCCAVAEVASTHVREADILSRISGGRFLLLLPNTRGHQAYKTTEKLAMEFSRTAQLASLRIDAAYIECDGQDRSELLASLEHTLTKHTGEGDQAAILHASG